One Palaemon carinicauda isolate YSFRI2023 chromosome 5, ASM3689809v2, whole genome shotgun sequence DNA window includes the following coding sequences:
- the LOC137641304 gene encoding titin homolog, producing the protein MVRGEALKSEADVVLRTTIYHTKKDSKKKKIKQKVGKRLENNGQTCSPSEESTSIAGAAKSLDKDLNKKVNESVNSSSDNKDMIKKELKCKNDKRKTCDGIVDVVCKAPKEKKRKVSIATEPSICKELETESVQLPEDNGLLENANKELKEVGSLENHKNEGKVKLKKKKKAKEIENHCAKERDEESRVSDDEKIPNVTFECKTTVQEGSFEVEAQELKEGQVKLKKKKKLKCKESLDAGQVNESLDSEKNTEVQSPMEAKQICDEIVEGKVKLKKKKKATNKESLDAGQVNESLDSEKNSEVQSPMEAKEICKEVVEGKVKLKKKKKAKNKESLDAGQVNESLELEMGNEVQSPMESKQICEEVVEGKVKLKKKRKKKAKNKESLDAGQVNESLELERSNEVRSPMEVEQMHVEKIVEGKVKLKKKVKRRVGVSEEKEGDESDMRYDKDVNGTSEVGETTLKKCIASAEPPKTDAISEVQLDLTEDKHVNVLGDELKVEKLKKKKTKRKKSLITEMSDEGKVPVEKNTKGDDIAMEGSFTNELKEPQGNWQMGVNSVETKEICEFGDEISKEKVKIKKKKMAKPENIKVVDDEKCLNDVCMPEITNVESAKKSGMLYAGLKAKLESESEKKMDQKLELKKKKNENKKVSLNIERTIESESFPVSQGSDKVDVTPLDVEADQGSEFDKGSKEDRALSRKKRKRKKKTKQQTSTYPEEENEASPLDSEGMNVSGIGKLENVPEAQASIKQSRHSPEISSQTKKDKRESDISAETPVSRKNIKDDLSECEGQVTPVSHSHKKKKNEIKNLAKESGESSERSDKKKKRRRISAVTEGSSVECKSESFENESLLFDDKDAQEENITPSAKKPKIEKDSLLELSESKDIRKKKKFLKKIINLMLNSSDQEIELKENILTTLTDEEDQTHLGKKRRKLSKQEKSLSSAKDEVSLSHEMIPSDYRGWNSSPPQSQSRKGRLRTSSWDFTVTTLNWDKPAPRKASPHLAKKSPKEIVQSTPIQEKKCIATPSQQIETSPKVKAFLAKAEDNDSDLDVIYYKTDAVGDGASTYRDDRDEAYGSPGDIVPCDEVNKMFTDEEIRIYHQKCLEDDLKLRTGNTSKRKNLLCDEEEEASQFSIPEQEDITSDNEEGMKAILETIVRDTGRKSSIEGLKEEFEISSSSSSDVVVISEENGEQEYQTLKEQLEDDAIQEKTVLKDHERVVSSSIQKISDVVGNKELPNSIELKPDVEEQSIGNLSKDALSPGISSKSKLTEKSVSIYDTTSQKDTDCSDIQEIVAGYKISQIESTNETLGINCNDDLFSTELGETPFTMNGFEKSGSPSDCSIDLGTRNASNLDSSKADADEPDVICIENDTSKSTSKINTNVVDAICSSGKPNGDTSRDESLGKSSEIKEPNFDAESLQDVPKHSEPIEAEIGTSNGLLNSQKNSKREGIDTYTETTLQSSKLKELEISVESNLQESLLENIEVKKLNVDKEITLQELPEKSEVIERNLKDSLENGEQKEQDINEEIILEELPKNSELKERDLHADDLQNTSKNIFTPGKDVNGVHSKQGETFSQLNESVDCMYSNANDTHDGTNGSHEKIDLKLSHDAGLDLQNTNKPSSASTSECDVNNLPRVEKHKKDSSIVKEKETGLDTNTDVSMAHKKDSSIVKEKEMGLDTNTDVSMAPPSPNEVRVVPPQNNLESDEYNPKDISASEGNQDSRDKLSESYEDILCNDGDEAYEASSDASEEPTPVSRRKTRSQRKSYPLLLKAGEASDSDFSPLRRSQRSSILKKKQKATSTDSDVAVSETSRTTAGKGFSPSESDDVAQHREGALEFDAGSEKSLSERFPLNKIERKRSRKSYSSSKECEADAMRVKKRKMTKQCISDSEVGNYLVEEGFLDRLRSKGTRQNQLSSNALPRNSPGRKVSVNAASPFKTKGLKVQRSLEAALSEGCPKNEGDASDKVTASLITNKMGIDDSTPQDDMPHSDPCSQLSDGNLKSTLVECDVIGVSQKSSERVENFDDEQVFLENSKEESFSFRELLEEEEGDEIEVLSTSGLADSEDGLELTVSTVIKERTIEKYKTSSKSASVSKKWQRRSSKQSPLGKTTESFTFANKDLDKLEIPQLAAQRVSEAVLTKEILISPDVSDGECELVLPLDSGESETKKSVPSSEGLRDLLEKLPEESKIVISTRGGRRGGIRSPQKVIPEEQDESSLSQKKSKPNKIISPDNVPKYSRKSSDEDSLKQSLRSTPKRNYRKLSLCTPVKRNPVKSPSCNNSSKKNVDHDGESTDAEASETPAKRFTSKRSKLENTPSGKGEESSSTRVTRSKEQGNLSSENVSDSSDKGRSNAKSAFSPKKLRSRVGSKKDDVLSVTPSKKTNGREPKKKVTAESSGSDNNEEKHSECKSSSPKKDNSGLKRTVFKEIDSISEKRDADTVKTGKGATPDKVGNLLDRKETSKAGIERKESVEKKDSSVSEKCLFEVTVGEEMSVSVDKSKSQSEDVIEKLTEPRQSSYKSKRLSLGKRRTRLSCAKEGLANVPEETLKTSDTQKSSPLSETPQEEIQLQDRLSSSSNSDGLGSSSLRRLPQESIPLQVQVSSPSRRGRPLKKISTEHSTPLKDSCPPTSPVKVSSPLPNKTVKEIIVPRALTKLPELQSPEQPVGRRTRRASQMKNDEAKSSGSSS; encoded by the exons ACAATCTACCATACAAAGAAagactcaaagaaaaagaaaatcaaacagaAGGTGGGAAAACGCTTGGAAAACAATGGACAAACATGCTCGCCATCAGAAGAAAGTACCTCTATCGCTGGAGCTGCGAAAAGTTTGGACAAGGAtctaaataaaaaagttaatgaatcTGTGAATAGTTCAAGCGATAATAAGGATATGATTAAGAAAGAGTTGAAATGCAAGAATGATAAGAGGAAAACGTGTGATGGAATAGTTGACGTAGTCTGTAAAGCCCCTAAGGAAAAGAAACGCAAAGTTAGCATTGCAACAGAGCCTAGCATTTGCAAGGAACTAGAAACAGAAAGTGTGCAATTGCCGGAGGATAATGGTTTATTAGAAAATGCTAATAAGGAATTAAAGGAGGTAGGTTCACTTGAGAATCACAAAAATGAAGGGAAAGttaaattgaagaagaaaaagaaagcaaaGGAAATTGAAAATCATTGTGCTAAGGAAAGAGATGAAGAAAGTAGAGTGAGTGACGATGAAAAAATCCCTAACGTTACCTTTGAGTGCAAAACTACTGTGCAGGAGGGAAGTTTTGAGGTAGAAGCACAAGAATTGAAGGAAGGACAagtgaaattgaaaaagaaaaagaaactaaagTGCAAAGAATCCTTGGATGCTGGACAAGTGAATGAATCTTTAGATTCGGAAAAGAACACTGAAGTGCAAAGTCCTATGGAAGCTAAACAGATATGTGACGAAATAGTTGAAGGCAAggtgaaattgaaaaagaaaaagaaagccaCGAACAAGGAATCTTTGGATGCCGGACAAGTGAATGAATCTTTAGATTCGGAAAAGAACAGTGAAGTGCAAAGTCCTATGGAAGCTAAAGAGATATGTAAGGAAGTAGTTGAAGGTAaagtgaaattaaaaaagaaaaagaaagccaAGAACAAGGAATCTTTGGATGCCGGACAAGTGAATGAATCTTTAGAATTAGAAATGGGCAATGAAGTGCAAAGTCCCATGGAATCCAAACAGATATGTGAGGAAGTAGTTGAAGGTAAAGTGaagttgaaaaagaaaaggaaaaagaaagccaAGAACAAAGAATCCTTGGATGCCGGACAAGTGAATGAATCTTTAGAGTTAGAAAGGAGCAATGAAGTGCGAAGTCCCATGGAAGTTGAACAGATGCATGTAGAGAAAATAGTTGAAGGTAAagttaaattaaaaaagaaagtaaagCGCAGAGTCGGCGTGAGTGAAGAAAAAGAGGGCGATGAAAGTGATATGAGATATGACAAGGACGTAAATGGCACATCTGAGGTAGGGGAAACTACTTTAAAGAAATGTATTGCCAGTGCGGAGCCTCCTAAAACCGATGCTATCAGTGAAGTGCAACTAGATTTGACGGAAGATAAGCATGTAAATGTGTTGGGTGATGAGTTGAAggtagaaaaattgaaaaagaagaaaaccaaacgtaaaaaatctttaattacagaaATGTCAGATGAGGGAAAAGTGCCTGTTGAGAAAAACACAAAGGGTGATGATATTGCAATGGAAGGTAGTTTTACAAATGAATTAAAAGAACCCCAAGGAAATTGGCAAATGGGAGTAAACTCGGTGGAAACAAAGGAGATATGCGAGTTTGGTGATGAAATTagtaaagaaaaagttaaaataaagaaaaagaagatgGCAAAGCCTGAGAACATAAAAGTAGTTGATGACGAAAAATGCTTGAATGATGTTTGCATGCCAGAAATTACTAACGTAGAATCCGCTAAAAAGAGTGGAATGTTGTATGCAGGCCTGAAGGCAAAACTAGAAAGTGAATCTGAGAAGAAAATGGACCAAAAATtggaattgaagaagaaaaagaatgaaaacaagaaagTCAGTCTGAACATTGAAAGGACAATTGAATCAGAAAGTTTTCCAGTGTCCCAAGGTAGTGATAAAGTAGATGTCACACCGTTGGATGTTGAAGCAGATCAGGGAAGTGAGTTTGACAAAGGGTCTAAGGAAGATAGAGCGCTTTCTcggaaaaagaggaagaggaaaaagaaaaccaAGCAGCAAACGTCTACATATCCTGAAGAAGAAAATGAGGCCAGTCCGTTGGACAGCGAAGGAATGAATGTGAGTGGAATCGGTAAACTAGAAAATGTACCAGAAGCTCAAGCATCCATAAAGCAAAGTAGACATTCCCCTGAAATTTCATCTCAaactaaaaaagataaaagagaaagtgATATTAGTGCAGAAACTCCTGTTAGCAGAAAGAATATCAAAGATGATTTATCTGAATGTGAGGGTCAAGTAACTCCAGTTTCTCATagtcacaaaaagaaaaagaatgaaattaaaaacttagcaaaagaatcaggggaaagTTCTGAACGTTCAgataagaagaaaaagaggaggagaatcTCTGCTGTTACCGAAGGAAGTAGCGTAGAGTGTAAGTcagaaagttttgaaaatgaatcTCTGCTTTTTGATGACAAGGATGCTCAAGAGGAAAATATTACGCCATCAGCCAAGAAACCCAAAATTGAAAAAGATTCTCTTCTAGAGTTGTCTGAAAGTAAAGACATTcgtaaaaagaagaaatttttaaagaaaattattaactTAATGTTGAACAGTTCTGATCAAGAAATTGAGCTAAAAGAGAATATTCTAACCACGTTGACAGATGAAGAAGACCAAACGCACTTGGGAAAGAAACGAAGGAAACTTAGTAAACAAGAAAAATCTTTGAGCAGTGCAAAAGATGAAGTCTCTTTAAGTCATGAGATGATTCCAAGTGATTATAGAGGATGGAACTCAAGTCCTCCACAGTCTCAGTCGCGTAAAGGAAGGCTGCGTACAAGCAGCTGGGACtttactgtaacaacattaaactggGATAAACCCGCACCAAGAAAGGCATCACCTCATTTAGCTAAGAAATCCCCAAAAGAAATTGTGCAGAGTACACCCAtccaggaaaaaaaatgtatagcgACTCCTTCCCAACAAATAGAAACCTCCCCGAAAGTAAAAGCCTTTCTTGCCAAAGCAGAAGACAATGATTCAGACCTAGATGTCATCTATTATAAAACAGATGCAGTTGGTGATGGTGCATCTACTTACAGAGATGACAGAGATGAGGCATATGGATCGCCAGGAGATATTGTCCCTTGTGATGAGGTCAACAAGATGTTCACTGATGAAGAAATACGTATATACCATCAGAAGTGTTTGGAAGATGACTTGAAGTTAAGAACTGGAAacacatcaaaaagaaaaaatctattgtgTGATGAAGAAGAGGAAGCTTCCCAATTTAGTATTCCAGAACAGGAAGACATTACTAGCGACAATGAGGAGGGTATGAAGGCAATATTGGAAACTATCGTACGAGACACAGGACGAAAAAGCAGCATTGAAGGCCTTAAAGAAGAGTTTGAAATATCTAGTTCCTCTTCATCAGATGTAGTAGTAATTTCAGAAGAAAATGGTgaacaggaatatcagactctcaAGGAACAACTGGAGGATGATGCTATTCAAGAGAAGACTGTCTTGAAAGATCATGAAAGAGTAGTAAGCAGCAGTATACAAAAGATCTCTGATGTTGTTGGTAATAAGGAACTACCAAACTCAATTGAACTGAAGCCTGATGTAGAAGAGCAAAGCATTGGCAATTTGAGTAAGGATGCTTTGAGTCCAGGAATTTCTAGTAAAAGTAAGTTAACTGAAAAAAGTGTTTCTATATACGATACCACTTCTCAAAAGGATACAGATTGTAGTGACATCCAAGAGATAGTTGCTGGTTACAAAATTTCCCAAATTGAATCCACAAATGAGACACTAGGTATTAATTGTAATGATGACCTGTTCAGTACAGAGCTGGGAGAAACCCCTTTTACAATGAATGGCTTTGAAAAATCTGGATCTCCAAGTGATTGTTCTATTGATTTGGGCACAAGAAATGCCTCAAACTTGGATTCATCTaaagcagatgctgatgagcctgATGTTATTTGCATAGAAAATGATACCTCCAAAAGTACATCTAAAATAAATACCAATGTAGTTGATGCTATTTGCAGTAGTGGTAAACCTAATGGCGATACAAGTAGGGATGAGTCTTTAGGGAAATCAAGTGAGATAAAAGAACCAAATTTTGATGCTGAGAGTTTACAAGATGTACCAAAACATAGTGAACCAATAGAAGCAGAAATTGGCACATCGAATGGTTTACTTAATTCTCAAAAAAATAGTAAAAGGGAAGGAATAGATACTTATACAGAGACTACTTTACAGAGTAGTAAACTGAAAGAACTAGAAATCAGTGTTGAGAGTAATTTACAAGAGTCGTTATTAGAGAACATTGAAGTGAAAAAGCTAAATGTTGATAAAGAAATTACTTTACAAGAGTTGCCAGAGAAAAGTGAGGTCATTGAAAGGAATTTAAAAGATTCACTAGAAAACGGTGAACAGAAAGAACAAGATATTAATGAAGAAATTATTTTAGAAGAGTTGCCAAAGAACAGTGAGCTCAAAGAAAGGGACCTTCATGCAGATGATTTACAAAATACATCAAAGAACATATTTACCCCAGGAAAAGATGTCAATGGTGTACATAGTAAGCAAGGGGAAACATTCAGTCAACTGAATGAGTCAGTGGATTGCATGTATTCAAATGCGAATGATACACACGATGGTACTAATGGTTCTCATGAGAAAATTGATTTGAAACTGTCACATGATGCTGGACTCGACCTTCAGAATACCAATAAACCATCTTCAGCAAGCACTTCAGAGTGTGATGTTAATAATTTGCCTCGAGTAGAAAAACACAAAAAGGACTCTTCAATTGTTAAAGAGAAAGAAACGGGACTTGATACAAATACTGATGTTTCAATGGCACACAAAAAGGACTCTTCAATTGTTAAAGAGAAAGAAATGGGACTTGATACAAATACTGATGTTTCAATGGCACCTCCATCACCAAATGAGGTTAGGGTGGTGCCCCCCCAAAATAATTTGGAGTCTGATGAATACAACCCAAAGGACATATCTGCTTCAGAGGGAAATCAGGACTCCCGAGACAAATTAAGTGAAAGTTACGAAGATATTTTGTGCAATGATGGTGATGAAGCTTACGAAGCCAGCAGTGATGCATCGGAAGAACCAACCCCTGTCAGCCGCAGAAAGACGCGCTCCCAGAGAAAGTCTTATCCTTTGTTGCTCAAAGCTGGTGAAGCATCCGATTCTGATTTTTCACCCTTAAGAAGAAGTCAGAGAAGCTCAATTCTTAAAAAGAAGCAGAAAGCGACAAGCACCGACTCTGATGTTGCTGTGTCTGAAACTAGCCGTACAACTGCAGGAAAAGGATTTAGTCCAAGTGAATCCGATGATGTTGCTCAACATCGTGAAGGAGCGTTGGAATTTGATGCAGGAAGTGAGAAATCTCTCTCTGAAagattccccttgaataaaatagagagaaaaagaagTAGGAAAAGTTATAGTTCTTCAAAAGAATGTGAAGCTGATGCCATGCgggttaagaaaagaaaaatgacaaaGCAATGTATATCTGATTCTGAAGTAGGCAATTACCTTGTTGAAGAAGGATTTCTGGATAGGCTAAGAAGTAAAGGTACAAGGCAAAACCAACTTTCGTCAAATGCACTTCCGAGAAACAGTCCAGGGAGGAAAGTATCGGTGAATGCTGCTTCTCCTTTCAAAACAAAAGGTTTAAAAGTGCAGAGATCTTTAGAAGCAGCTCTCTCGGAAGGCTGTCCAAAGAATGAAGGTGATGCAAGCGATAAGGTAACAGCCTCTTTAATCACAAATAAGATGGGAATTGATGATTCTACTCCACAAGACGATATGCCACACAGTGATCCTTGTTCTCAGTTATCTGATGGAAATCTAAAGTCAACTTTAGTAGAGTGTGATGTTATTGGTGTTTCACAAAAAAGTTCCGAAAGGGTAGAGAATTTTGATGATGAGCAAGTTTTCCTTGAGAACAGCAAAGAGGAGAGTTTCAGCTTTAGAGAATTActagaggaagaagaaggagatgaaaTTGAGGTACTTTCAACATCTGGGTTAGCTGACAGTGAAGACGGTCTTGAATTAACTGTTTCTACAGTAATAAAGGAAAGGACCATTGAAAAGTACAAAACTTCAAGCAAATCAGCTAGCGTATCTAAAAAGTGGCAACGGAGGTCGAGTAAGCAAAGCCCTTTGGGGAAAACCACGGAGTCCTTTACTTTTGCCAACAAAGACCTTGACAAGTTGGAAATTCCACAACTTGCTGCGCAACGTGTTTCAGAGGCTGTTCTTACAAAAGAAATTCTTATAAGCCCTGATGTTAGTGATGGAGAGTGTGAATTAGTTTTGCCTTTAGATTCGGGTGAAAGTGAGACGAAGAAAAGTGTACCTTCATCAGAGGGACTCCGGGATCTGCTGGAGAAATTGCCCGAAGAAAGTAAAATTGTAATTAGTACACGAGGTGGTCGAAGGGGAGGAATTCGTTCACCACAAAAAGTTATTCCTGAAGAACAGGATGAGTCGTCACTTTCTCAAAAGAAATCAAAACCTAATAAAATTATTTCTCCAGATAATGTTCCAAAGTATTCTAGAAAATCCTCTGATGAAGACAGTTTAAAGCAATCCTTAAGGAGTACTCCAAAGAGAAATTATAGAAAACTGTCTCTTTGCACTCCAGTTAAAAGAAACCCTGTCAAGAGTCCCAGTTGTAATAATTCCTCAAAGAAGAATGTAGATCATGATGGTGAATCCACAGATGCTGAAGCTTCTGAAACTCCGGCAAAACGTTTTACGAGTAAAAGATCAAAATTAGAAAACACTCCTAGTGGTAAAGGGGAAGAATCCTCCTCGACGAGGGTGACACGTAGTAAAGAGCAGGGTAATTTGTCCTCTGAAAATGTGTCGGATTCTAGTGATAAAGGTCGCTCAAATGCCAAAAGTGCGTTTTCGCCTAAAAAATTACGAAGTAGGGTAGGAAGTAAAAAAGATGATGTGCTGTCAGTTACTCCATCAAAAAAGACAAATGGCAGGGAACCCAAGAAGAAAGTGACTGCTGAAAGTAGTGGCAGTGATAACAATGAAGAGAAGCATTCAGAATGTAAAAGTAGCTCTCCTAAAAAAGATAATAGTGGCCTTAAAAGAACAGTTTTCAAGGAAATTGATAGTATCTCTGAAAAGAGAGATGCAGACACAGTGAAGACAGGTAAAGGTGCTACTCCAGATAAGGTAGGTAATCTGTTAGATCGCAAAGAGACAAGCAAAGCAGGAATTGAAAGAAAAGAATCTGTAGAGAAAAAGGATAGTAGTGTTTCAGAAAAGTGTCTTTTTGAAGTCACAGTTGGTGAAGAAATGAGTGTAAGTGTAGACAAATCAAAAAGCCAAAGTGAAGATGTAATTGAAAAGCTGACAGAACCAAGACAATCCAGTTATAAAAGCAAAAGGCTGAGTCTTGGGAAACGAAGGACTCGTTTGTCGTGCGCTAAAGAAGGACTTGCCAATGTGCCGGAAGAGACACTAAAAACTTCTGACACTCAAAAAAGTTCCCCTCTAAGTGAAACACCACAAGAAGAG ATCCAGCTTCAAGACAGACTCTCCTCGTCCAGTAATTCCGATGGGTTAGGGTCTTCTTCCTTGCGAAGGCTTCCCCAGGAATCTATCCCCCTACAAGTTCAGGTGTCGAGTCCATCACGTAGAGGGAGACCGTTAAAAAAGATATCCACTGAACACTCAACACCCCTCAAAGATTCCTGTCCACCAACTTCACCAGTTAAAGTTTCAAGTCCTCTGCCAAACAAGACTGTAAAGGAAATCATAGTCCCCCGTGCCCTAACCAAGTTACCTGAATTACAAAGCCCTGAGCAACCAGTTGGTAGGCGAACCAGAAGAGCTTCTCAAATGAAGAATGATGAAG